Below is a window of Thermodesulfomicrobium sp. WS DNA.
GTCGGTGGCGCGAAAGATGTCCCGGCGTTCGTCCACCCACCAATCCACGCGCAGTCCAAAGCGGCGGGCAGTCTCGGGCATGAGCTGCCAAATGCCGGCGGCCCCCGCCGAAGATGTTGCGGAAGGATCAAAGGCGCTTTCCACCAAAGGGAGGTAGACGAGCTCCTCGGGCAAGCCCGCAGTCCGCAAGCGCTCCCGCAACGCCGGCAAGTACACCTGGGCGCGCTGCACCCCGCCGACAAAAGTGTCGCGGTTTTTTTCGGTGTACAACGAAAAATACTGCTGGACGGTTTCTTCTTCGACAACGGCGATGCCCAATACCCCAGGGGCCGTGGATGCCTGCGCTGACGGCTTCACCGAAGAACCCTCAGGCCCCACGCCTTGTTCCGGGAATGCGATGACATCGTCCTTGACCGCGACGGAGCCGGAGGACACGGAGGTGCCCGGTTCGTGGACCGTACCGGCTCCTGTGATGGCGTCCTCAGCCCCCTTATGGGAGAGACGGGGGGAAGCACAGCCCACGCCCATCCCCAGAAGCAGAAGCGCAATCACCGTTTTCTGAACAATCCCCGACAAAAGCCAACTCCTGGTTAAGGTTTCTCCACACCACCACGGGCACGCGGTGGAGCCAAAACGACGATTGCCGTGTAGAACAAAAAAAGTCATAAGGCAAACCCGAGCCCACGAACCTGTCGAGGTCGCCATGTTCGCCGAAAAAAGCAAAAAATCAGAAAACATAGTGCCCGGCCGCAAGCCTGTGGCAGAACTTTTGCAAGAAAATCCTCAGCGCATCGATACCGTGCTCGTGGCCCGGGAAGAAGGCGGGCTGATGGGCATCATTACCCTATGCCGCCAAAAACGGGTGCGCTTTCGTCTCGTGCCACGCTCCGAGCTCGACCGGATGATCCCTGGCGCGCATCAGGGGGTGGCGGCCCGTATACGGCCAGCGGAATGCGCCGACATCGATGCGCTTCTTCATGCCATGCCCAACGCCCCTCTCCCGGTGCTGCTCGCCCTCGACCAGGTGCAAGACCCCGGCAATGTGGGGACACTCGCCCGCACGCTCTACAGCCTCGGCGGGGCGGGCCTCATGGTGCCCAAGGATCGCAGCGCCTATCTCGGCGGCCACGCCGCCAAGGCCGCTGCCGGCGCCCTGGCACACCTGCCGGTGCACGTGGCGGTCAACCTCGGCCGGGCGCTCGACCACGTGGCGGAGCACGAGATCCCCATCTACGGCGCCGCCGCCCACCACGACGCCCACGATCTCTGGAAGCTCCGCTTCCGCTTTCCGTGTGCGCTGGTTTTAGGCGGCGAGGAACGGGGGCTTCGCCCCGGCATCCAATCCCGCTGCCACACCTTGGTGCGCATCCCCATGGGGCGCAGCGTGGATTCCCTCAACGTCGCCCAGGCCGGTGCTATCCTGCTGGGAGAAATGTGGCGTCAGATCAACGAATATACTGCGGGAGATTGAGAAAGATCTCGCGGGTAAACCCCACCATCTTGTCGAGGATCCACGGGAAGGCCACCAGCAAGGCCCCAAACACCGCCACGATCTTGGGCACAAAGGTGAGGGTGGCCTCCTGGATTTGGGTGGCGGCCTGCAGAATGCTCACCACGATGCCCACGCCCAGCCCCACCCCCAAAAGCGGCAAGGCGATGGACAGGGTGAGTTCGATGGACTGCCGGGCAAATCCAATGACAAAGTCGGGAGTCATACGCATTCCTTAGGTAAAGCTGTTAACCAATGATACGACAAGAAGATTCCATCCATCTACCATGACAAAAAGGAGTATCTTGAATGGCAAAGACACCATGACAGGTGGGAGCATCATCATACCCATGGAAAGGAGCACACTCGCAACAACCATGTCGAGGATGAGAAACGGGACATAAATCAAAAAACCAATCTGAAATCCTGTTTTGAGCTCACTGATGACAAAAGCAGGGATGAGAATGCTCGTTGGGACGTCCTCTTTTGTCTTTGGCTGCTCCAATCCAGAAATGGCATAGAAAACCGACAGATCTTTTTCGCGTGTGTGCTTGAAGAGAAAGGATCGTAGCGGAATCTCGGCGCGCTGCATGGCTTCGCGGTACCCGATACGCTCTTCGAGATATGGCTGCAGCGCTTCATCATTGATGCGCTTGCCCACCGGCATCATGATGACCACAGTCATGAAGATCGCCAACGCCGCGAGGACCTGATTCGGCGGCATCTGCTGAATGCCCATGGCCTGGCGGAGAAAGTGGAAAACCAAGATGATGCGGGTGAACGAGGTCAGCGTCAACAAAATGGCAGGTGCCAGGGAAAGCACCGTGAGCAGGGCGAGGATTTCCAGGCCAAGGGCCACCTTTTCCGGCTCCGTGGCCGCGCCCAACTGCACGGAGACCGAGGGCAGCGCCGGGTCAGCCGCCAGTGCGAGGGTCGGGATCGTCAGGATGGTCAGGCTGCCGATGAGCAGCCGCGTCCAGGTGGTGGGCAAAAGTGTCATGGGATGTGTCCTCCTGGGGACGGCGGGCAAGGAGTCCAATGCCGGCCTCGCTGACCCCGAGCACCAGGAGTTCATCCAAAAAACGTACCACGGCCACCTGCCGACGCGGCCCCAAAGGCAGCACCTCCACGAGCTCCAAACTTCCGTGCCTGCGCCCACGCGGCGCAATCCCCAACCGCCGCACCACCACCACCGCCGCAACGAGCAGCGCCACCACCCCGGCAAGGCCGAGCACCATCTTGACCGCAGCGAGTCCCAATTGCCCGTCCATAGGGATCACGCCAATTGTTTGACCCGCTCAATGGGGCTGATGATGTCGGTAAGGCGGACGCCGAATTTTTCGTTGATGACCACGGCCTCGCCGCGGGCCACCAGTTTGCCGTTGACCAGGATCTCCAAAGGCTCTCCGGCGAGCTTGTTGAGCTCGATGACCGAACCTTGTCCAAGCTGCAACAGTTCGTTGATGAGGAGCTTGGTGGAACCCAGCTGGGCCGAGACTTCCAAGGGGATATCGAGGATGAACTCCAGATCCCGGCGCAACGATTCCGAACCCGTACGCTGCGCTTTGGCCTCGGCGGTCAGGTCTTTGTACTGAAAATCCTGGCTCTGGGCAGCGAGTTGCTTCTGTTTCTTTTCCCGCTGGACCTTGGTGGCTTCCTCGTCCGCCAGGGCCTTGGCCCATTGGTCGGCCAAATCCGCTTCCGATGACGCGCCCGCAGCGGGTTTGCCTTCCTGTTCGGCCAAGGCGCTGGCCCAAGCATCCGCCAGGTCTTCTTCGGCAGCGTTTTTGGAGGCATCCTCCTGCTCCGCCAAGGCTGCCGCCCATTCCGCCGCCAATTTATCTTGATCTTCCGCCATACGCCGCTCCTAATATGCGATTTCCTGTTCCTTCACCACGCGGAACGCTTTGTTCCCCTTCACAAAACCAGGCTCGCCGTAAAATTTGAGCACCCCCTGCACCCGGGCCTCCAAGAGATCGTCTTCGTCCTGATCCAGAAGCAGGATATCACCGACCTGCAGATCCAAAAGCTGCCGGCCGGTGAGCCGCGTGGTGCCCAGGGTGACCGTAAGCTCCACCGGAGTTTCCAACAGGCGGTCCCGAAAACGGGAGATCCAGGCGTGATCCACTTCCAGACGCTCGCTCTGAAACGCAGCATAGAGCTTGGAACGGATAGGCTCGATGGTGGCATACGGCAACGCCACCAAAAGCGAGCCCATGGCGCTCTCCAGCTCCACCTCGAAGGAGATGACCACCACCACGTCGCTGGGGGGGACGATGGTGGCAAACTGCGGATTGATCTCCGAGCGCACGTACTCGATGCTCACCTCGTGCACTGGCCGCCAGGCGTCCTCCAAATTCGCCAAAAGGAGCTTTACCACTTTCACAATGATGGACTGTTCAATGGGGGTGAAGTCTCGGCCCTCGATCTTCGGCTGGGAACCGGCGCCGCCAAAAAAATTCTCCACCAGGGAAAAGACAAGGCGCGTGTCGACCACCAACAACGCGTTCCCCCGCAAGGGATCAATCTTGAAGATGTTGATGCTCGTGGGCACAGGCAGGGAACGCATGAAATCGCCAAATTTGGACATGTCAATGGACAGGGGATTCACGTCCACGCGTTTGCGCATGGTGTTGGCCATGGCATTGGTGGCCAGCCGAGCGAAACGGTCATTGATGATCTCGAGCACCGGCATGCGGCCGCGGATGATGCGGTCCTGGTTGGCCAAATCAAAGACCACCACCCCCGAGTCATCTTGGGGTTGATCCTGCTCAGTCTCGATTTCCCCGCCGGAAATCCCCCGGAGCAGGGCATCCACTTCGTCCTGATTGAGGATTTTACTCATGGCTTACTGCACCACAAACTCAGTGAAATACACGTCCCGCACCTTGGATTTGCCCAGAATCTGGTTGAGTCGCTCCACCACTTGCAATTTCAGCTCCAACTTTTTGTCCATGGTGGCCACATCGGCAAAGGTCTTGCTGGAGAGCAGCAACAGCAGGGCGTCCTTCACCTTGGGCATGGCAGCCTCCAGCTCGGCCACGGCCTGCGCATCCACGATTTCCACCTCCATGGTGACTTTGAGGTATCGCCGCCCCAACGGATCCGCCAGATTGACCACCAGAGTATCGAGTTTCACCAATTGTCCAGGGGCCGTGGCATTGGTGGCGTTCGGCTCTTTGGAAGCCTCCTCGGTGGCGTTGGCGTTCGCCCCGCCCTCTTTGGGGGAAGCAAAAAAATGCTTGTAGGCGAAAAAACCACCTGCCCCCAACAAGGCCACCAACACCAAGAGGATGATGATCCACTTGAGTTTACCGCCCTTCTTGGGTTGCTCCTCGGCTGTCTGGTCCTTCTTCTCTTTGTCCGCCATGCGCCCTCCTGGCGATAACATTTTATAGATATGTTCGCCCCATGGTTTTGAAAAGGATCTCCACCCGCCGCCACCGCGCTGGGTCCACACCGGGCAGAGCCGCCGCCTCTGCGGTATATGCGGACACGGAAAATCGATCCGGCTCAAAGCCGAATCCCAAAAAAAACTCCAGCACCCGCAATGCGCGACCGCGCGCCACCGCCGCCGGGTCCGCCCCGGCCTCATCGCTGCCGTATCCCGCCACATTCACCGGCAAGGGCGTGGAGGCCAAAAAGGCAGCAATCTGTCCCAAGAGCACACGCCCTCCTTCATCCAATTCACTGGACCCCGGGGCAAAAAGGAGGCCGTCGGTCAGCACCAAGGCCACCCCTTCGGGCCGTTCCAGCACCAAAAGATTCTCTTCCAAGCGCTGGCGGCTCATCCACTGGGGGAGCACCTCGTCGGGAAAGAGCAAGTCCTTGATGCGCTGGGGCTTATCCAAGGCCTCCAACGGCCGCTCCAGCATCTTGGCCAACAGTTCAAAACGGGTCGGCACCCGGCCGGCGCCCTTGGCGGTCAGAAACGCGATGTCGCTGCGAAACGAAGAGAGCGTCTCCTTGATGACCACCTGGTCCATAGAGGACATGGAGAGCAGGAGCACAAAAAAGGTCAAAAGCAGGGTCATGAGGTCCGAAAAGGTGACCATCCACCCTTCGCCGCCTGCGCTGGACTCCTGACGCTTTTTTCGCCGTGCCATGGCTCATCGCTCCAACCGAAAGAGAAAATCTTTGTAGCGAAAGCCTTCGTCTGCGGACCCCTGGGTCTGATTGTCCGCCGCC
It encodes the following:
- a CDS encoding RNA methyltransferase is translated as MFAEKSKKSENIVPGRKPVAELLQENPQRIDTVLVAREEGGLMGIITLCRQKRVRFRLVPRSELDRMIPGAHQGVAARIRPAECADIDALLHAMPNAPLPVLLALDQVQDPGNVGTLARTLYSLGGAGLMVPKDRSAYLGGHAAKAAAGALAHLPVHVAVNLGRALDHVAEHEIPIYGAAAHHDAHDLWKLRFRFPCALVLGGEERGLRPGIQSRCHTLVRIPMGRSVDSLNVAQAGAILLGEMWRQINEYTAGD
- the fliQ gene encoding flagellar biosynthesis protein FliQ, whose amino-acid sequence is MTPDFVIGFARQSIELTLSIALPLLGVGLGVGIVVSILQAATQIQEATLTFVPKIVAVFGALLVAFPWILDKMVGFTREIFLNLPQYIR
- the fliP gene encoding flagellar type III secretion system pore protein FliP (The bacterial flagellar biogenesis protein FliP forms a type III secretion system (T3SS)-type pore required for flagellar assembly.); protein product: MTLLPTTWTRLLIGSLTILTIPTLALAADPALPSVSVQLGAATEPEKVALGLEILALLTVLSLAPAILLTLTSFTRIILVFHFLRQAMGIQQMPPNQVLAALAIFMTVVIMMPVGKRINDEALQPYLEERIGYREAMQRAEIPLRSFLFKHTREKDLSVFYAISGLEQPKTKEDVPTSILIPAFVISELKTGFQIGFLIYVPFLILDMVVASVLLSMGMMMLPPVMVSLPFKILLFVMVDGWNLLVVSLVNSFT
- the fliO gene encoding flagellar biosynthetic protein FliO; amino-acid sequence: MDGQLGLAAVKMVLGLAGVVALLVAAVVVVRRLGIAPRGRRHGSLELVEVLPLGPRRQVAVVRFLDELLVLGVSEAGIGLLARRPQEDTSHDTFAHHLDAAAHRQPDHPDDPDPRTGG
- the fliN gene encoding flagellar motor switch protein FliN; this encodes MAEDQDKLAAEWAAALAEQEDASKNAAEEDLADAWASALAEQEGKPAAGASSEADLADQWAKALADEEATKVQREKKQKQLAAQSQDFQYKDLTAEAKAQRTGSESLRRDLEFILDIPLEVSAQLGSTKLLINELLQLGQGSVIELNKLAGEPLEILVNGKLVARGEAVVINEKFGVRLTDIISPIERVKQLA
- the fliM gene encoding flagellar motor switch protein FliM, encoding MSKILNQDEVDALLRGISGGEIETEQDQPQDDSGVVVFDLANQDRIIRGRMPVLEIINDRFARLATNAMANTMRKRVDVNPLSIDMSKFGDFMRSLPVPTSINIFKIDPLRGNALLVVDTRLVFSLVENFFGGAGSQPKIEGRDFTPIEQSIIVKVVKLLLANLEDAWRPVHEVSIEYVRSEINPQFATIVPPSDVVVVISFEVELESAMGSLLVALPYATIEPIRSKLYAAFQSERLEVDHAWISRFRDRLLETPVELTVTLGTTRLTGRQLLDLQVGDILLLDQDEDDLLEARVQGVLKFYGEPGFVKGNKAFRVVKEQEIAY
- a CDS encoding flagellar basal body-associated FliL family protein, which encodes MADKEKKDQTAEEQPKKGGKLKWIIILLVLVALLGAGGFFAYKHFFASPKEGGANANATEEASKEPNATNATAPGQLVKLDTLVVNLADPLGRRYLKVTMEVEIVDAQAVAELEAAMPKVKDALLLLLSSKTFADVATMDKKLELKLQVVERLNQILGKSKVRDVYFTEFVVQ
- a CDS encoding flagellar motor protein MotB, whose translation is MARRKKRQESSAGGEGWMVTFSDLMTLLLTFFVLLLSMSSMDQVVIKETLSSFRSDIAFLTAKGAGRVPTRFELLAKMLERPLEALDKPQRIKDLLFPDEVLPQWMSRQRLEENLLVLERPEGVALVLTDGLLFAPGSSELDEGGRVLLGQIAAFLASTPLPVNVAGYGSDEAGADPAAVARGRALRVLEFFLGFGFEPDRFSVSAYTAEAAALPGVDPARWRRVEILFKTMGRTYL